Proteins encoded in a region of the Rhodococcus sp. SBT000017 genome:
- the crtI gene encoding phytoene desaturase family protein, which translates to MSSIRTVSGTTDCVVVVGAGLAGLAAGLHLLGAGRKVTIVERDATVGGRVGVYPVSDADGSHLYDIDNGASVLTMPNLVLEALAAVGADFESTTPPIRLTTLSPSYHTRYADGTSIDVYSDPEAMAAEVERTCGPAEAQGYRELRRWLADIFDAEFDRFIDSNFDSPLDLVGSKAAISDTATLTKLGGFGRLGPRVDKFLKDTRLRRVFTFQALYAGMAPQKALAVYGAIAHMDTSLGVFFPEGGMAAIARAMADAFVTAGGTLELGTEIVDITVDRGRTDSVITAAGSRIACDALVLTADLPVVDRLLDRASVSKKGRRNGYGVVSPSAVVAHGTVPVELTETWPARAHHTIDFGDEWAETFRRITARSGKGSLMADPSLLITRPSVSDPDLEVVRGGVRSEPVSILAPCPNLDSAPLPWNELAQPYLREILTTLEARGYKGLLDGFTLDHIDTPETWARKGMIEGSPFSSAHVFRQTGPFRRKNMVAGLDNVVLAGSGTTPGVGVPTVLVSGKLAAERVTGRTGR; encoded by the coding sequence ATGTCTTCGATCCGCACGGTCTCCGGCACCACCGACTGCGTCGTCGTCGTGGGAGCCGGATTGGCCGGCCTGGCCGCCGGTCTGCATCTGCTGGGAGCAGGCAGGAAAGTCACCATCGTCGAGCGCGACGCGACCGTGGGCGGCCGCGTCGGGGTGTACCCGGTATCGGACGCCGACGGATCGCACCTGTACGACATCGACAACGGCGCAAGCGTGCTGACGATGCCGAACCTGGTGCTCGAGGCGCTCGCCGCCGTGGGTGCCGACTTCGAGTCGACCACGCCGCCGATTCGGCTGACCACGCTGTCGCCGTCCTATCACACGCGCTACGCCGACGGCACGTCCATCGACGTCTACTCCGATCCCGAGGCGATGGCGGCCGAGGTCGAGCGCACCTGCGGTCCAGCCGAGGCGCAGGGATATCGCGAACTGCGGCGTTGGCTCGCCGACATATTCGACGCCGAGTTCGACCGCTTCATCGACTCGAACTTCGATTCACCGCTCGATCTCGTGGGATCGAAAGCCGCGATCTCCGACACCGCGACGCTGACGAAACTGGGCGGCTTCGGCCGCCTCGGGCCACGCGTCGACAAGTTCCTGAAGGACACCCGCCTACGCCGCGTGTTCACGTTCCAGGCGCTCTACGCAGGCATGGCACCCCAGAAGGCCCTCGCGGTCTACGGAGCCATCGCGCACATGGACACCTCCCTCGGGGTGTTCTTCCCCGAAGGCGGCATGGCGGCCATCGCCAGGGCGATGGCCGACGCGTTCGTCACCGCAGGCGGCACGCTCGAACTCGGCACCGAGATCGTCGACATCACCGTCGATCGAGGTCGTACCGACTCCGTGATCACTGCAGCCGGCAGCCGAATCGCCTGCGACGCACTCGTTCTCACCGCAGACCTGCCCGTCGTCGATCGACTCCTCGACCGGGCGTCGGTATCGAAGAAGGGCCGACGCAACGGTTACGGCGTCGTCTCGCCGTCGGCGGTCGTCGCGCACGGAACCGTTCCCGTAGAGCTGACGGAGACGTGGCCCGCTCGCGCGCACCACACCATCGACTTCGGCGACGAATGGGCCGAGACCTTCCGCCGCATCACCGCACGATCGGGCAAGGGGTCCTTGATGGCCGATCCGTCCCTGCTGATCACCCGACCGTCGGTGAGCGATCCCGATCTCGAAGTGGTGCGCGGCGGAGTCCGCAGCGAGCCGGTGTCCATCCTCGCACCGTGCCCCAATCTCGACAGCGCTCCACTGCCGTGGAACGAGCTGGCGCAGCCGTACCTCCGTGAAATCCTGACGACTCTGGAGGCTCGCGGATACAAGGGCCTGCTCGACGGATTCACTCTCGACCACATCGACACACCCGAGACCTGGGCACGCAAGGGCATGATCGAGGGTTCTCCGTTCTCGTCCGCCCACGTGTTTCGGCAGACCGGGCCGTTCCGACGCAAGAACATGGTCGCCGGGCTCGACAACGTGGTTCTTGCCGGCTCGGGCACGACGCCCGGAGTGGGCGTTCCCACGGTTCTGGTGTCGGGAAAGCTCGCCGCAGAGCGGGTGACGGGGCGCACGGGACGGTAG
- a CDS encoding polyprenyl synthetase family protein: MRTAVDATLAEFFASRREVVDTVGGGYPAAVADLEAFVLRGGKRMRPAFAWTAWLGAGGESTGARAEAVLRACSALELIQACALIHDDIIDSSSTRRGFPTVHVGFAQRHREAGWSGCADHFGESAAILVGDLALCWADDLLRESGIDADAARRVQPVWSAMRTEVLGGQLLDIEAEAGTDESVAAAMRVNRYKTAAYTVERPLHLGAVLADADENLISAYRNFGADIGIAFQLRDDLLGVFGDPEVTGKPSGDDITEGKRTVLIALALQKADETRPDRAATIRASLGTELDANEVADIRSILVELGAVDAVEKQIDELGTRAVAALDNSSIEPVAAAHLRAMATAAIQRQY; encoded by the coding sequence ATGCGCACGGCGGTCGACGCGACGCTCGCCGAGTTCTTCGCCTCACGCAGAGAGGTCGTCGACACCGTCGGCGGCGGCTATCCCGCCGCGGTGGCCGACCTCGAGGCGTTCGTGCTTCGCGGCGGCAAGCGCATGCGTCCCGCGTTCGCCTGGACCGCGTGGCTCGGCGCAGGCGGGGAATCCACCGGTGCCCGCGCGGAGGCAGTGCTGCGGGCGTGCTCGGCGCTCGAACTGATCCAGGCCTGCGCCCTGATTCACGACGACATCATCGACTCGTCCAGCACACGACGCGGTTTCCCGACCGTGCACGTCGGCTTCGCTCAGCGGCACCGCGAGGCGGGCTGGTCCGGCTGCGCGGACCATTTCGGTGAATCGGCAGCGATCCTCGTCGGCGATCTCGCTCTGTGTTGGGCCGACGATCTACTGCGTGAGTCGGGCATCGACGCCGATGCCGCGCGGCGAGTCCAGCCGGTGTGGTCGGCTATGCGCACGGAGGTTCTCGGTGGCCAGTTGCTCGACATCGAAGCCGAGGCCGGTACCGACGAAAGTGTCGCCGCTGCAATGCGCGTGAACCGCTACAAGACCGCTGCCTACACCGTCGAGCGGCCGCTGCATCTGGGCGCAGTCCTCGCCGATGCCGACGAGAACCTGATCTCGGCCTACCGCAACTTCGGTGCAGACATCGGAATCGCGTTCCAACTGCGCGACGACCTCCTCGGAGTGTTCGGCGATCCCGAGGTGACCGGCAAACCGTCGGGCGACGACATCACCGAGGGCAAACGCACCGTGCTGATCGCGCTGGCACTGCAGAAAGCAGACGAGACCCGGCCGGATCGCGCAGCCACGATCAGGGCCAGTCTCGGAACCGAACTCGACGCGAACGAAGTGGCCGACATTCGTTCCATCCTCGTCGAACTCGGCGCGGTGGACGCGGTCGAGAAGCAGATCGACGAGCTCGGGACCCGGGCCGTCGCAGCCCTCGACAACAGTTCGATCGAACCGGTCGCTGCCGCGCACCTGCGCGCCATGGCAACCGCCGCCATCCAACGGCAGTACTGA
- the metF gene encoding methylenetetrahydrofolate reductase [NAD(P)H] — protein sequence MTRTPSIVDRLRTEPEARIPFSVEFSPPRDAAAEARLWRAVREFEQLQPAFVSMTYGAGGSTRDRTVRVTGQIAEETTLLPVAHLTAVSHSVDELRSMVGSYADRGITNILVLRGDPPGDPLGDWEKHPDGVEYAEELVRLVRDLGDFHVGVASFPEGHHRAADLEQDTRCLVGKLRAGAEYSITQMFFDVDDYLRLRDRVCAFDAEQGAKPIIPEIMPITSLRSVRRMLELSGTTLPSHLDEKFTRAAGSGPEEDRAAVREVGIELATNIGERLISEGAPGLHFITLNFARATREVLSNLGLAAARV from the coding sequence GTGACGAGAACGCCGTCCATCGTCGACCGGCTACGGACAGAACCCGAGGCCAGGATCCCGTTCTCGGTGGAGTTCTCGCCTCCACGAGACGCGGCCGCCGAGGCCAGGCTGTGGCGGGCGGTTCGTGAGTTCGAACAACTTCAACCCGCATTCGTGTCGATGACCTACGGCGCGGGCGGCTCCACCCGCGATCGGACGGTGCGCGTCACCGGGCAGATCGCCGAGGAGACCACCCTTCTTCCTGTGGCGCATCTCACTGCCGTCTCGCACAGTGTGGACGAACTCCGATCCATGGTCGGGTCGTACGCGGACCGCGGCATCACCAACATTCTCGTGCTGCGCGGAGATCCCCCCGGAGATCCGCTCGGTGACTGGGAGAAGCATCCGGACGGCGTCGAGTACGCGGAGGAGCTCGTCCGGCTGGTGCGCGATCTCGGCGACTTTCACGTCGGCGTGGCGTCGTTCCCCGAAGGACACCACCGCGCCGCCGACCTCGAGCAGGACACCCGATGCCTGGTCGGCAAGTTGCGGGCGGGGGCGGAGTACTCGATCACCCAGATGTTCTTCGATGTGGACGACTACCTGCGCCTACGGGATCGCGTGTGTGCGTTCGACGCCGAGCAGGGTGCCAAGCCGATCATTCCCGAGATCATGCCCATCACCTCGCTTCGGTCGGTTCGCCGGATGCTCGAGCTCTCGGGTACGACGCTCCCGTCGCACCTGGACGAGAAGTTCACGCGCGCAGCGGGATCCGGTCCCGAAGAGGACCGTGCCGCCGTTCGAGAGGTGGGCATCGAACTCGCGACGAACATCGGTGAGCGCTTGATCTCCGAGGGTGCGCCCGGATTGCACTTCATCACCTTGAACTTCGCGCGCGCGACGCGTGAGGTGCTCAGCAACCTGGGGCTTGCGGCCGCGCGAGTGTGA
- a CDS encoding glycosyltransferase family 2 protein, whose product MTETATVLATASAAVSVFNSRFMPSLRSPEQDVTERVVVCIPARNEVATLPALIGDLARQRSCTDLRVIVLDDDSTDGTASAARAAANGDPRIRVVTSGAAPPAGWTGKAAACAELARLADEDDAMTSLIMFVDADVRLEPEAVAAAARMLRRRGASLLCPWPEQLAESTVERLVQPLLAWSWMSTLPVPLGNATLAPSMAVACGQFMAFDAAAYRAVGGHGCVAASATEDLDLARALRRRGFSTAVASGAGLVRCRMYRSAAELRSGYSRWLWNEFGGPAGSTAAALALTAVYVLPPVAALTGSGSARRLGWAGYLAGAGSRLAVRRREVGSRFGAGDAVDAALHPASILAFVGLVAESHVRRRRGSLSWKARPMPAPHT is encoded by the coding sequence ATGACGGAGACCGCAACCGTCCTCGCGACGGCGTCGGCCGCGGTATCGGTGTTCAACTCTCGGTTCATGCCGAGCCTGCGATCCCCGGAGCAGGACGTCACCGAGCGCGTCGTCGTCTGCATTCCCGCCCGCAACGAGGTCGCGACGCTTCCTGCTCTGATCGGCGATCTCGCGCGGCAACGATCGTGCACAGATCTGCGAGTCATCGTCCTCGACGACGACTCGACCGACGGAACGGCGTCCGCTGCCCGCGCGGCTGCGAACGGTGATCCGAGGATTCGCGTCGTGACCTCCGGTGCCGCTCCCCCGGCCGGCTGGACCGGCAAGGCCGCAGCGTGCGCCGAGCTCGCGAGACTGGCCGACGAGGACGACGCGATGACGTCGCTGATCATGTTCGTCGATGCCGATGTGCGACTGGAACCGGAGGCCGTGGCGGCGGCGGCCCGGATGCTGCGACGGCGCGGCGCCTCGCTGCTGTGCCCGTGGCCGGAGCAACTGGCCGAGAGCACCGTCGAGCGACTCGTCCAGCCCCTGCTCGCGTGGTCGTGGATGTCCACGCTTCCCGTACCTCTGGGCAACGCGACGCTCGCACCGTCGATGGCGGTCGCCTGCGGGCAATTCATGGCGTTCGACGCCGCCGCCTATCGCGCCGTCGGAGGCCACGGCTGCGTTGCGGCGAGCGCAACCGAGGACCTGGATCTGGCACGCGCTCTGCGTCGGCGGGGGTTTTCGACGGCGGTGGCGTCGGGTGCGGGGCTCGTCCGCTGCCGGATGTACCGATCGGCCGCAGAGTTGCGGTCCGGGTACAGCAGGTGGCTGTGGAACGAGTTCGGTGGACCGGCCGGTTCGACTGCGGCGGCCCTGGCACTGACCGCCGTATACGTGTTGCCACCGGTCGCGGCGCTCACCGGCTCGGGTTCTGCGCGTCGCCTCGGCTGGGCCGGCTACCTCGCGGGGGCAGGGTCGCGGCTGGCCGTGCGGCGGCGCGAGGTGGGATCGCGGTTCGGGGCGGGCGACGCCGTCGACGCGGCGCTGCACCCGGCGTCGATTCTCGCGTTCGTCGGACTCGTCGCGGAATCCCACGTGCGCAGGCGTCGTGGCTCACTGTCGTGGAAGGCGCGCCCGATGCCCGCGCCGCACACCTGA
- a CDS encoding LppM family (lipo)protein, with amino-acid sequence MPWHDVAVQSTSRTSHRTHRRRVLSVVALALLVAPLLAGCLRVQVTMGVSANDRVAGQIVAANVPTSDSDTGPELVVPSSIEDKVRVEPYNQDGYVGSQAIFDDLSFGDVQTLGSIFQNAAGSFQLTLQRSGDTVTLAGNADLSSVPVQGSDVQFTIAFPARIGTTNGTRESDNSISWKLPAGEVTSMRAEVNYPDPNTRSFAGWAGIVGGVTVGVAAIVGAMAWVSRNPPLRSRGSRGTESGSSSDRTSV; translated from the coding sequence ATGCCCTGGCACGATGTCGCTGTGCAGTCGACATCGCGAACATCTCATCGAACCCACCGCCGCCGTGTTCTCTCGGTGGTCGCACTGGCGCTGCTGGTCGCGCCGTTGCTGGCCGGTTGCCTGCGCGTGCAGGTCACGATGGGCGTGTCGGCGAACGACCGTGTCGCAGGTCAGATCGTGGCAGCCAATGTGCCGACTTCGGACTCCGACACCGGCCCGGAACTGGTGGTTCCCTCCTCGATCGAGGACAAGGTTCGCGTCGAGCCGTACAACCAGGACGGATACGTCGGGTCGCAGGCGATCTTCGACGATCTCTCGTTCGGCGACGTGCAGACCCTCGGCTCGATCTTCCAGAACGCGGCCGGATCGTTCCAGCTGACGCTGCAGCGCTCGGGTGACACCGTCACTCTGGCAGGCAACGCCGATCTGTCCTCCGTTCCGGTTCAAGGCTCGGACGTACAGTTCACCATCGCGTTCCCGGCCCGCATCGGCACCACCAACGGCACTCGCGAGAGCGACAACTCGATCTCGTGGAAGTTGCCGGCAGGCGAGGTCACCTCGATGCGCGCCGAGGTCAACTATCCCGATCCCAACACCCGAAGCTTCGCCGGCTGGGCCGGCATCGTGGGCGGCGTGACGGTCGGCGTCGCCGCCATCGTCGGGGCCATGGCCTGGGTGTCGCGCAACCCACCGCTGCGGAGCCGCGGGTCACGCGGAACCGAGTCCGGAAGCTCCAGCGACAGAACGTCTGTGTGA
- a CDS encoding carotenoid biosynthesis protein, with amino-acid sequence MKVVPIVVAAAAVGCQIVYPLVSGSTRDAVTVAVVALLALASILHAALNRGVVWATILVVVTAGTGFASELVGTATGIPFGEYFYAQNRLGPSLFEVPVVVPLAWTAGFYPIWCAVTFVVGRLDTTQARATALRIAAVAVGMVGWDLYLDPQMVTDGQWTWTAGSVGLPGVPSIPLTNYLGWLVVATLMAAVMESLDRAVGRPRPSDDAVPIGLFLWTWLGSALAHAVFLDGPELRYSAVYGFVVMGVVGIPLLWNARLWWNARRASLTTPAD; translated from the coding sequence ATGAAGGTCGTTCCGATCGTCGTCGCGGCCGCTGCTGTCGGCTGCCAGATCGTCTACCCACTGGTGTCGGGGTCGACGAGGGACGCAGTGACGGTGGCGGTGGTGGCGCTGCTCGCGCTCGCGTCGATCCTGCACGCGGCGCTGAACCGCGGCGTCGTGTGGGCCACCATTCTGGTCGTCGTGACCGCCGGAACCGGGTTCGCATCCGAACTCGTCGGCACGGCCACCGGCATCCCGTTCGGCGAGTACTTCTACGCGCAGAATCGCTTGGGCCCGAGCCTGTTCGAGGTGCCCGTCGTGGTTCCCCTGGCGTGGACGGCGGGGTTCTACCCGATCTGGTGCGCAGTGACCTTCGTCGTCGGACGTCTCGACACGACGCAGGCGCGCGCCACCGCACTCCGAATCGCGGCGGTGGCAGTGGGGATGGTCGGCTGGGACCTCTACCTCGATCCACAGATGGTCACCGACGGACAGTGGACCTGGACCGCCGGTTCCGTCGGGCTACCAGGAGTGCCGTCGATTCCGTTGACCAACTACCTCGGCTGGCTGGTGGTGGCCACGCTGATGGCTGCGGTGATGGAATCGCTCGACCGCGCCGTCGGTCGCCCACGGCCATCCGACGACGCGGTGCCCATCGGGTTGTTCCTGTGGACGTGGCTCGGGTCGGCGCTCGCGCACGCGGTATTCCTCGACGGTCCTGAGCTTCGCTACTCGGCGGTGTACGGGTTCGTCGTCATGGGCGTCGTCGGCATACCCCTGTTGTGGAATGCCCGCCTGTGGTGGAATGCCCGACGCGCCTCGCTGACAACCCCTGCCGACTGA
- a CDS encoding NAD(P)/FAD-dependent oxidoreductase has product MIDAVVVGSGHNALTSACYLTDAGMSVEVLERDSVAGGAVSTVERFPGHRVDRGSSAHIMIRHTGIIEQLGLAEFGLRYIDCDPWAFAPGAVDTDEPGIVFHRNLDRTCDSIAAACGAADARAYRTFVSVWGPRSERTMRAFGGPPTGPKLLRSFWGLGAPDGGSMLSREFLATGDSLLDEMFSSERLKAALAWFGAQSGPPMSEPGTAPMVGFAALMHTLPPGRAVGGSGALTEAMIARLQRDGAELTLGDAVTSLVRRSHGWTTRTASGREIDSRIVVAGCHIVTTLDLLEAGGHDSAQIARWRSTIRVGPGIGTAVRLATDALPMYPSADRIEDGTHGLALLVRDRSQLRLAHGHALAGDLPPTPAVLGMSFSALDPTIAPPGQHQISLWSQWHPHTLADGRQWRSNVPGERSLAEFEADRIVAELDRYAPGFAASVLDRFVQSPPDIERELGLIGGNIMHLDMSLDQMMMWRPHPQLAGHRVPGADRLYLTGASTHPGGGVTAASGRSAARIAIADARAARRRTFFGRKRE; this is encoded by the coding sequence GTGATCGATGCTGTGGTGGTGGGCTCCGGCCACAATGCCCTGACCTCTGCCTGTTACCTGACCGATGCCGGTATGTCGGTGGAGGTTCTCGAGCGCGACTCCGTCGCGGGTGGCGCGGTCTCGACGGTGGAACGCTTTCCCGGCCACCGGGTCGACCGTGGTTCGTCGGCGCACATCATGATTCGGCACACCGGCATCATCGAGCAGCTCGGACTCGCCGAGTTCGGACTTCGCTACATCGACTGCGATCCCTGGGCGTTCGCGCCCGGAGCCGTCGACACCGACGAACCCGGCATCGTCTTCCACCGCAACCTCGACCGAACCTGCGACTCCATCGCGGCCGCCTGCGGCGCAGCCGACGCGCGCGCCTACCGCACCTTCGTCTCCGTATGGGGTCCCCGCAGCGAACGCACCATGCGTGCGTTCGGTGGGCCACCCACCGGCCCGAAACTGCTCCGATCCTTCTGGGGCCTCGGCGCGCCCGACGGCGGCAGCATGCTTTCGCGCGAATTCCTCGCCACCGGGGATTCCCTGCTGGACGAGATGTTCTCGAGCGAACGACTCAAGGCCGCGCTCGCCTGGTTCGGCGCACAGTCGGGTCCTCCGATGTCCGAGCCGGGTACCGCACCGATGGTCGGCTTCGCTGCCCTCATGCACACCCTTCCGCCGGGCCGCGCCGTCGGCGGCAGCGGCGCACTGACCGAGGCGATGATCGCTCGGCTGCAGCGCGACGGTGCCGAACTGACGCTCGGCGACGCCGTGACCTCGCTCGTACGCCGCTCGCACGGCTGGACCACCAGGACCGCGTCGGGACGGGAGATCGACAGCCGCATCGTCGTGGCCGGTTGCCACATCGTGACCACACTCGACCTTCTCGAAGCCGGCGGACACGACTCGGCGCAGATCGCGCGGTGGCGCAGCACGATACGCGTCGGGCCAGGAATAGGTACCGCGGTCAGACTGGCCACCGACGCCCTACCGATGTACCCGAGCGCCGACCGGATCGAGGACGGCACCCATGGTCTGGCGCTGCTGGTACGCGACCGCAGCCAGTTGCGGTTGGCGCACGGGCACGCGCTGGCCGGCGACCTGCCGCCCACCCCGGCTGTGCTGGGGATGTCCTTCAGCGCACTCGATCCCACCATCGCGCCGCCGGGACAGCACCAGATCTCACTGTGGTCGCAGTGGCATCCCCACACCCTCGCCGACGGCAGACAGTGGCGATCGAACGTACCGGGCGAGCGCTCGTTGGCCGAGTTCGAGGCGGATCGGATCGTCGCCGAACTGGACCGGTACGCACCCGGTTTCGCGGCATCGGTGTTGGATCGGTTCGTTCAATCGCCGCCGGACATCGAGCGTGAGCTCGGTCTGATCGGAGGCAACATCATGCACTTGGACATGTCGTTGGACCAGATGATGATGTGGCGGCCGCATCCTCAACTGGCCGGGCATCGGGTCCCCGGTGCCGACCGGCTCTATCTCACCGGCGCATCGACCCACCCCGGCGGAGGAGTCACTGCGGCCAGTGGTCGGTCGGCGGCGCGAATTGCGATCGCCGACGCCCGCGCAGCCCGTCGTCGCACGTTCTTCGGAAGGAAACGGGAATGA
- a CDS encoding N-acetyltransferase has protein sequence MRTVVTDAQTTPYLVDLTPPEFRQRLFEALSIYVEAMGYPRGTEQSRAPMWSEHLHRPGWRAVGALLPNTDPTQPDSLVAVAYGYHGAAHQWWHQQVREGLRRTGHSPHSVEATLGDYFELTELHVLPSAQGHGLGGRLCSRLLGGVSADKVMLSTPEVAEEDNRAWRLYRRLGFADVLRDFTFAGDRRPFAVLGRRLPLDGPVA, from the coding sequence TTGAGAACAGTCGTCACCGATGCGCAGACAACGCCGTACCTGGTCGATCTGACGCCCCCGGAATTCCGCCAGCGGCTGTTCGAGGCACTGTCCATCTACGTCGAGGCCATGGGCTATCCGCGCGGAACCGAACAGAGCAGAGCCCCGATGTGGAGCGAACACCTGCACCGGCCGGGCTGGCGGGCAGTCGGTGCGCTGCTGCCGAACACCGACCCGACACAGCCCGATTCGCTGGTGGCCGTCGCATACGGCTATCACGGTGCCGCGCACCAGTGGTGGCATCAACAGGTTCGCGAGGGATTGCGGCGCACGGGGCATTCTCCGCACAGCGTCGAAGCCACCCTCGGCGACTACTTCGAACTCACCGAGTTGCACGTCCTCCCGAGCGCTCAGGGGCACGGCCTCGGCGGACGACTGTGCAGTCGACTGCTGGGCGGCGTCTCCGCGGACAAAGTGATGTTGTCCACACCCGAGGTGGCGGAAGAGGACAACCGAGCCTGGCGGCTGTACCGGCGGCTCGGCTTCGCAGACGTGCTGCGCGACTTCACCTTCGCCGGCGACCGACGCCCCTTCGCCGTCCTGGGCCGCCGGTTGCCCCTCGACGGGCCAGTAGCCTGA
- a CDS encoding SAV_6107 family HEPN domain-containing protein: MTITKAFDAGVRSPVSRQAQVLLGRADALLSESIGESDAGDRFLGSYAAALKGAAAVLASLPNSIGARPRSRSAWVLMAKAAPDLAVWADYFASFSAARAAVEAGASSTIDDLDSDDFHRHVGRFLNSVEDRLGGQARFASVDPMTAPLSA, translated from the coding sequence ATGACGATCACGAAGGCATTCGATGCCGGAGTGCGGTCGCCGGTGTCGCGTCAGGCTCAGGTTCTGCTGGGCCGGGCCGATGCTCTGCTGTCCGAGTCCATCGGGGAGAGCGATGCCGGAGATCGATTTCTCGGCAGCTATGCCGCCGCACTGAAAGGCGCGGCAGCTGTGTTGGCGTCGTTGCCGAATTCGATCGGAGCGCGTCCTCGTTCACGCAGTGCGTGGGTGTTGATGGCAAAGGCGGCACCGGATCTCGCGGTCTGGGCCGATTATTTCGCGTCCTTCTCGGCCGCCCGGGCTGCGGTCGAGGCCGGTGCGTCGAGCACGATCGACGATCTCGATTCCGACGATTTCCATCGCCACGTCGGTCGTTTTCTGAACTCGGTCGAGGATCGACTCGGCGGGCAGGCTCGATTCGCGTCCGTCGATCCGATGACGGCACCCTTGTCGGCGTAG
- a CDS encoding DUF3040 domain-containing protein yields the protein MPLSEHEQRMLDQIESALYAEDPKFASHVRGGRVRAASSRRRFQAAALFVVGLVLLVAGVALSTNSLAFLVVSLIGFLFMFGAGALFLFGGSDKGAAASQDEGSTANDAAETSGRSTGQKSKGGRKGGSFTSRMEDRFRKRFEQD from the coding sequence GTGCCACTCTCCGAGCACGAGCAGCGCATGCTCGATCAAATCGAGAGCGCTCTCTACGCCGAGGATCCCAAATTCGCGTCTCATGTGAGGGGCGGTCGCGTACGCGCGGCGTCGAGCAGGAGGCGCTTTCAGGCTGCCGCGCTGTTCGTAGTGGGACTCGTGTTGCTCGTCGCCGGTGTTGCATTGTCGACGAACAGTCTGGCTTTTCTCGTCGTCAGTCTCATCGGCTTTTTGTTCATGTTCGGTGCCGGGGCACTGTTCCTGTTCGGCGGATCCGACAAGGGAGCCGCAGCGTCGCAGGACGAAGGCAGCACAGCCAACGATGCTGCCGAAACGTCCGGGCGTAGTACCGGGCAGAAATCGAAGGGTGGTCGCAAGGGCGGCAGCTTCACCTCTCGCATGGAAGATCGGTTCCGTAAGAGGTTCGAGCAGGACTGA
- the mraZ gene encoding division/cell wall cluster transcriptional repressor MraZ, translated as MFLGTYTPKLDDKGRLTLPAKFRDALAGGVMVSKGQDFSLAVYTAADFAERSRKLTAASRANPKARAYVRQFFSGTDEQRPDGQGRITISPEHRRYAGLERNCVVIGSMDFIEIWNDEAWARYSAENEQDFSDAFDESLGGIL; from the coding sequence GTGTTTCTCGGTACCTACACGCCGAAGCTCGACGACAAGGGTCGACTCACGTTGCCGGCCAAGTTTCGGGACGCGCTTGCAGGAGGGGTCATGGTGAGCAAGGGGCAGGATTTCAGCCTCGCTGTCTACACCGCGGCCGACTTCGCGGAGCGCTCTCGGAAGTTGACGGCGGCTTCTCGTGCCAACCCCAAAGCCCGTGCCTACGTTCGCCAGTTCTTTTCGGGAACCGACGAACAGCGGCCGGACGGACAGGGTCGTATCACCATCAGTCCCGAGCATCGCCGCTATGCGGGGCTCGAACGAAACTGCGTGGTGATCGGTTCGATGGATTTCATCGAGATCTGGAACGACGAAGCGTGGGCGCGCTACTCCGCTGAGAACGAGCAGGATTTCTCCGACGCTTTCGACGAGTCCCTCGGAGGGATCTTGTAG